A stretch of Salvelinus alpinus chromosome 4, SLU_Salpinus.1, whole genome shotgun sequence DNA encodes these proteins:
- the LOC139573707 gene encoding methyltransferase-like protein 25B isoform X2 — protein sequence MLKPEEFLENKSQSSLLGHIFRKHVKPKKQHEIRSLGTLVKQLCDLTDCNSVVDVGSGQGHLTRFLSFGLGLSVTGIEADSTLVSMASKYDGQLLWTLEKERQRKNGPPLSRSGPSPCHVAGWVNPKASWKDFVKQVGNGKCVCEDKTAPAGPSKKRQREFISEADQQHGHGDQPVLTAESLGCSDNGQAASPLKNNDNTCTNSFTSVKHEPRSSSLSFPKRLCKTEAGQGPYVHSLCQESSSTEDVVCPVEEGQGCPDFILTGLHACGDLSATLLRHFASCPHVRGITSVACCYMKITTSENPNPPGLIAPPLSPLPTSEASHSEFGYPMSSWVQGLPGHQLSYKAREGACHAIEDYMHRLREESGLLRMHCYRATLETVIREAKPELRRPGVQAIKKAHLLPFTEYARLGLPRVGLPPDLPLDTCRVEAMLRQEGRVVVYFSLALLLAPVVETLVLLDRMLYLQEKGIKSQLVPLFDPAFSPRNLVLMALKQPTSDKETECTLP from the exons ATGCTGAAGCCAGAGGAGTTCTTGGAGAACAAGAGTCAGAGCTCACTGCTGGGACACATATTTAGGAAACATGTGAAACCCAAGAAGCAGCATGAGATCCGGAGTCTGGGCACG TTGGTGAAGCAGCTGTGTGACCTGACAGACTGCAATAGTGTGGTGGATGTGGGTTCTGGACAG GGCCATTTGACTCGTTTCTTGTCGTTTGGGCTTGGTCTGTCTGTGACTGGAATTGAGGCTGATTCCACTCTAGTTTCCATGGCATCCAAATATGATGGACAGCTTCTGTGGACgctggagaaggagaggcagaggaag AATGGACCTCCGCTCTCTAGATCTGGCCCCTCACCCTGCCATGTGGCTGGCTGGGTCAACCCCAAAGCATCATGGAAAGACTTCGTCAAGCAGGTAGGAAATGGTAAATGTGTCTGTGAGGATAAGACCGCTCCGGCTGGACCCAGTAAGAAGAGACAGCGGGAGTTCATATCAGAAGCTGATCAGCAACATGGGCACGGAGACCAGCCTGTGTTGACTGCAGAATCCCTGGGTTGTTCAGACAATGGCCAGGCTGCATCCCCACTCAAGAATAATGACAATACATGTACAAACTCTTTTACTAGTGTAAAACATGAACCCCGGTCTAGCTCACTCTCGTTTCCAAAACGTCTCTGCAAGACTGAAGCCGGGCAAGGCCCATATGTCCACTCACTCTGCCAAGAGAGTTCATCCACAGAAGATGTTGTCTGCCCTGTAGAAGAGGGGCAGGGATGTCCAGATTTTATCCTAACAGGCCTCCATGCCTGCGGGGACCTCAGTGCCACCCTCCTTCGCCACTTTGCCAGCTGCCCTCACGTTCGCGGCATCACCTCAGTGGCGTGCTGCTACATGAAGATCACCACCAGTGAGAACCCCAACCCCCCTGGCCTCATAGCCCCTCCCCTATCCCCTTTGCCCACCAGTGAGGCATCTCACTCAGAGTTTGGCTACCCAATGAGCTCCTGGGTGCAGGGGTTGCCGGGACACCAGCTGTCCTATAAAGCGCGGGAGGGGGCGTGTCACGCCATAGAGGACTACATGCACAGGCTGCGGGAGGAGAGTGGGTTGCTAAGGATGCACTGTTATCGGGCAACCCTAGAGACAGTTATCAGGGAGGCGAAGCCAGAGCTGCGCAGGCCGGGAGTCCAGGCAATAAAGAAAGCACATCTACTACCCTTTACAGA GTATGCCCGTCTGGGTCTGCCCCGCGTTGGCCTGCCCCCTGACTTGCCCCTGGACACCTGCAGAGTGGAGGCCATGCTGAGGCAGGAGGGTCGTGTGGTGGTCTACTTCAGCCTGGCTCTGCTACTGGCACCGGTGGTGGAGACACTGGTGCTGCTGGACAGGATGCTATACCTGCAGGAGAAAG GTATAAAGAGTCAGCTGGTGCCACTCTTTGACCCTGCGTTCTCTCCCCGAAACCTGGTACTGATGGCTTTGAAGCAGCCGACAAGCGACAAAGAGACTGAGTGCACCCTTCCATAA